In Lathamus discolor isolate bLatDis1 chromosome 1, bLatDis1.hap1, whole genome shotgun sequence, the following are encoded in one genomic region:
- the NCAPG gene encoding condensin complex subunit 3, whose amino-acid sequence MRAKKKLQIKEAFQLAQKPHQNRAKLVLALKSTYDQLGDKEDFHEKFIHFLKYAMIIYRREPAVEQVIDFVARFVTSFCQMEKEDGSEAGEEDNLLLTCVFNFLLESHNADSHAVRFRTCQLVNKILGSMPENAQIDDDLYDKINEAMLVRLNDKFSNVRIQAVLALSRLQDPKDENCPVVNIYSTLLENDSNSEVRRAVLSCIAPSARTLPKIVSRTMDVKEAVRKLAYEVLAEKVHMRALTIAQRVKLLQQGLNDRSDAVKEVIKKKLLQAWLQMTEGDVLEFLHRLDVENCPEVATPVLNAMFSLSPLTNFVHNCKNLDSRKLIPLEDLTAENVVYWRCLCEYLKSKGEEGEVLLEQMLPEPAIYADYLLSYLQNMPVLTEEQREDFACFENLMTKEFIGQQLILIMGCMDTTEEGGRRHLLVTLQKILILPVISTALISPLTERLLSIVNDDDRRIQIIAEIISEVCEPIVTAEQPDATEIRKRELKLAEIKVKLFEAKAALEECITLQDFNKASVLKEKIIELEHIKKDLIKEVEQPEIKEMHVEKDDPETLLKCLTLCYELLKVISFSKGIGPTINEIIKSLILPGITNVYPAVRNMAVLCLGCCALQKKEFARQQLALLLQVLQVDDLKVKLSALKAIFDQLMLFGIEPFKARRGDDSQSGDGHTRTENCEEESEKIEEEEETTVVHNLLQLLSGFLDSEFPELRTDAAEGIAKLMFSGRLISAKLLSRLILLWYNPVTEEDTRLRHCLGVFFPLFAYANRSNQECFEEAYLPTLQTLLNAPATSPLAEIDISNVSELLVDLTRPSELQHQSKKSQDYQDLTVHDSLAVKICNEILRDPTAPDVRIYVKALNSLELSGSSTENLLVLINEILEEVKDKLCQKAIEKFKMNLTRELNVGKGHTEMTEETGLPERTQEMETTLSENTIQNEEENNKDALHTPVTDVQSKATAKQKSTRNKTGKGQRKAASEVRSMSRRKTGTTAKCGSESGDEIPESVPVSSSRPSRRAKTVALEKTRMNLSRLLSKEADQ is encoded by the exons ATGAGAGCAAAAAAGAAGCTGCAGATCAAAGAAGCCTTTCAGCTAGCCCAAAAGCCTCACCAGAACCGCGCGAAGCTTGTTCTGGCTTTGAAGAGTACCTATGATCAG ttgggCGATAAGGAAGATTTTCATGAAAAATTCATTCACTTCCTGAAGTATGCTATGATAATCTACAGACGGGAACCTGCAGTGGAACAAGTGATCGATTTTGTGGCTAGATTTGTTACTTCATTTTGTCAAATGGAGAAAGAGGATGGTAGTGAGGCGGGAGAAGAGGATAATTTGCTTCTGACTTGTGTGTTTAACTTTCTGCTTGAG tCTCACAATGCGGACAGTCATGCAGTTCGGTTTCGAACATGTCAGCTTGTTAATAAGATTTTGGGAAGCATGCCAGAGAATGCCCAAATTGATGATGACTTATATGATAAAATTAATGAAGCTATGCTGGTTAGACTTAATGATAAATTTTCAAATGTGAGAATTCAAGCTGTTTTGGCCCTGTCGAGACTTCAAGATCCTAAGGATGAAAACTGCCCTGTTGTTAATA TTTACAGCACATTGCTTGAAAATGATTCAAATTCAGAAGTGAGGCGTGCAGTGCTCTCCTGTATTGCTCCATCGGCAAGGACTTTGCCAAAAATTGTGAGCCGCACTATGGATGTAAAAGAAGCTGTCAGGAAGCTAGCGTATGAG gttttggCAGAAAAAGTTCATATGAGAGCTTTGACAATAGCACAGAGAGTAAAATTGTTGCAACAAGGACTTAATGACAGATCTG ATGCTGTTAAGGAGGTAATAAAGAAGAAGCTACTTCAAGCCTGGTTACAAATGACTGAGGGGGATGTTTTGGAATTCCTTCATCGACTGGATGTGGAAAACTGCCCAGAAGTAGCCACCCCAGTACTaaatgctatgttttcattATCTCCACTTACTAACTTTGTTCATAACTGTAAAAACCTTGACAGCAG AAAACTGATTCCACTGGAAGACTTAACAGCTGAGAATGTAGTATATTGGAGATGTCTTTGtgaatatttaaaatcaaaaggTGAAGAAGGTGAAGTTTTACTAGAACAGATGTTGCCAGAACCAGCTATATATGCAGATTATTTATTAAG CTACCTTCAAAATATGCCAGTTCTTACTGAAGAACAAAGAGAAGACTTTGCTTGTTTTGAAAACCTGATGACAAAAGAATTTATAGGCCAGCAACTGATTCTTATCATGGGCTGCATGGATACCACAGAAGAGGGAGGAAG AAGGCATCTGTTGGTTACTTTACAAAAGATCCTCATTCTACCTGTGATTTCAACAGCCCTTATATCTCCACTTACGGAAAGATTACTCAGTATTGTTAACGATGATGACAGAAGGATTCAAATT ATAGCAGAAATTATATCAGAAGTTTGTGAGCCGATTGTTACAGCTGAGCAGCCTGACGCTACTGAAATAAGAAAGCGGGAGCTCAAG ctggctgaaataaaagtgaaaCTTTTTGAGGCAAAAGCAGCTTTGGAAGAATGCATTACTCTGCAGGATTTCAATAAAGCATCAgtgttaaaagagaaaataatcgAGTTGGAACACATTAAAAAGGATCTGATAAAAGAAGTAGAGCAACCCGAAATTAAAGAAATGCATGTGGAGAAg GATGATCCTGAAACACTGTTGAAGTGCCTGACGTTGTGTTACGAGCTTCTGAAGGTCATATCCTTTTCTAAAGGAATTGGTCCAACCATTAATGAAATAATCAAATCTCTG ATACTTCCTGGCATAACTAATGTCTATCCAGCTGTGAGAAATATGGCAGTTCTGTGTTTGGGGTGCTGTGCCCTTCAGAAGAAAGAGTTTGCTCGACAACAGCTTGCCTTGCTGTTACAG GTTTTACAAGTAGATGATCTAAAGGTAAAGCTCAGTGCTCTAAAGGCAATCTTTGACCAACTAATGCTGTTTGGGATTGAGCCATTTAAAGCCAGAAGAGGCGATGACTCTCAAAGTGGAGATGGACACACTAGAACTGAAAATTGTgaggaagaaagtgaaaaaatagaggaggaggaagagactACTGTGGTTCAcaacctcctgcagcttctttCTGGTTTCTTAGACAGTGAG tttccaGAACTTAGGACAGATGCTGCAGAAGGCATAGCCAAACTGATGTTCTCTGGGAGGCTGATCAGTGCCAAGCTCCTTTCTCGTCTTATTTTGTTGTGGTATAATCCTGTGACTGAAGAGGATACTCGGCTTAGACACTGTCTAggagttttcttccctttatttgCTTATGCAAATAG GTCTAACCAGGAATGCTTTGAAGAAGCTTATCTTCCAACTCTGCAAACACTGTTAAATGCTCCTGCAACTTCACCTTTGGCTGAAATAGATATCAGTAATGTTTCTGAGCTGTTAGTGGACCTGACCAGACCAAGTGAACTGCAACATCAGTCTAAAAAGTCTCAGGACTATCAG GACTTAACAGTGCATGATAGTTTAGCAGTGAAAATTTGCAATGAAATCTTGAGGGACCCAACGGCGCCAGACGTTCGTATTTATGTAAAAGCTTTAAATTCGCTGGAACTCAGTGGTTCTTCCACAGAGAATCTTCTGGTTTTGATCAATGAGATTCTAGAG GAAGTGAAAGATAAACTGTGTCAAAAAGCTATCGAGAAGTTCAAGATGAACTTGACCAGAGAACTTAACGTGGGCAAAGGGCACACTGAAATGACTGAGGAAACAGGTCTCCCTGAAAGGACACAGGAAATGGAAACCACGTTATCTGAAAATACTATTCAAAATGAAGAAG